The following coding sequences are from one Gemmatimonadota bacterium window:
- the flgL gene encoding flagellar hook-associated protein FlgL has product MRITNSMMQERLLRNLQEQGAQYLRASDQVTTGLRNSRISDDPVAGSQVLASDSALRAVEQYRRSVTSVQSRQAAEESTLDQLGDLLSRAKELATAQGSATGNAATRAAAAVEVQSLIDQAISLGNLRFGNDYLFGGLATDAPPFQPNGTYVGTPTGRQAEVGDGILVDTVHSGEELLVTSGVLTSLTALRDALTANNPSGVLASGGPLDTAFNATQITLTEVGARSRNLELTTGSLTALQTALDAKRSAAAEIPLEEAMLNFSAIQTAMRAAYEATSRILQTSLTEYL; this is encoded by the coding sequence ATGCGGATCACCAACAGCATGATGCAGGAGCGGCTCCTCCGGAATCTCCAGGAACAGGGAGCGCAGTACCTCCGCGCCTCGGATCAGGTCACCACGGGATTGCGCAATTCCAGGATTTCCGACGACCCGGTCGCCGGCTCCCAGGTCCTCGCCAGCGACAGCGCCCTCAGGGCTGTCGAGCAGTATCGGCGTTCGGTCACGTCGGTCCAGTCCCGCCAGGCTGCCGAAGAGAGCACGCTGGACCAGTTGGGCGACCTCCTCTCCCGTGCCAAGGAGCTGGCCACCGCTCAGGGGAGCGCCACCGGAAACGCCGCCACTCGTGCGGCGGCGGCCGTCGAGGTGCAGAGCCTGATCGACCAGGCGATCTCCCTCGGCAACCTCCGCTTCGGCAACGACTACCTCTTCGGCGGGCTCGCCACCGATGCCCCGCCATTCCAGCCCAATGGCACCTACGTCGGCACGCCGACCGGGCGCCAGGCCGAAGTGGGCGACGGCATCCTCGTGGACACGGTGCATAGCGGCGAGGAGTTGCTGGTCACCAGCGGTGTACTGACGTCGCTGACCGCGCTGCGGGATGCCCTGACGGCGAACAATCCGTCGGGGGTGCTGGCCTCGGGCGGGCCGCTCGACACCGCCTTCAATGCCACGCAGATCACCCTGACGGAAGTCGGCGCCAGGAGCCGAAACCTCGAGCTCACCACCGGCTCGCTGACGGCGCTTCAGACGGCGCTCGACGCCAAGCGGAGTGCCGCGGCCGAGATTCCGCTGGAAGAGGCGATGCTCAACTTCTCGGCGATCCAGACCGCCATGCGCGCCGCCTACGAGGCGACCTCCCGCATCCTGCAGACTTCCCTGACGGAGTACCTCTGA
- the fliW gene encoding flagellar assembly protein FliW yields MSAATIPLPLDLTFESHLFGTLTVPRQDIVTFPDGIPGFEEYQRFTLLPTSAAGLYWLQSVQEAALAFLVVECRRIAPSAWPAHPTALAIVTLPAGRGPASANLQAPILIDPVLTTGRQLIAPESAWGTTHAFDLTALVPAA; encoded by the coding sequence ATGTCGGCTGCCACGATTCCGCTGCCACTCGACCTGACCTTCGAGTCGCATCTCTTCGGCACCCTCACCGTGCCGCGGCAGGATATCGTCACCTTCCCCGACGGGATCCCGGGCTTCGAGGAGTACCAGCGCTTCACGCTGTTGCCCACCTCGGCCGCCGGGCTGTACTGGCTGCAGTCCGTGCAGGAAGCCGCGCTCGCCTTCCTGGTGGTCGAGTGCCGACGGATCGCCCCGAGCGCGTGGCCGGCGCATCCAACCGCGCTGGCGATCGTGACCCTTCCCGCCGGCCGCGGCCCCGCCTCGGCCAACCTGCAGGCGCCGATCCTGATCGACCCCGTCCTGACGACCGGGCGCCAGCTGATCGCGCCGGAGTCGGCGTGGGGCACCACCCACGCCTTCGACCTGACCGCGCTGGTCCCCGCCGCGTAG